Within Paenibacillus sabinae T27, the genomic segment ATCCGTCGAAAAAGTGCTCGGCGTCAAAAATGACCTCAAGCCCTTTGCTTTTTAAATAAGCGATGGAATCGCCAATCATGGCGAGATTTTCCTCAAGGGTCGTTTGCAGCGCGGTATGCACATGGAAATCCCATGATTTACCGACCAGCGTGGCCGCGGGTACGCCTGCATCCAGTATGCGCTGAAGATTGTCATCTTGATCCGCTTGGGAGTTTTTGCGGCGCGTACTGCCGAATGCGGTAACTTTGGCGCGCAGGTTAAGATCTTTTACTCTTTTAAAAAATTCGATATCCTTCATGTTGCTTCCAGGAATGCCACCTTCAATATAGTGCACACCCAGATCGTCAAGTTTCTTGGCGATTTTCAGCTTGTCGTCCGCCGACAGACTGATACCTTCGCCTTGGGTGCCGTCGCGCAGCGTTGTATCGAAGATGGATATGGACTTAGACATGTGCGTCCTCCTAAAAGTTTTGATAGCATAAGCTTCTTGAATCCGCTCCGCAAAACTGACTACGGAAGCATGGACTTAGTTTTGATAGCATAAGCTTCTTGAATCTGCTCCGCAAAAGCGGGATGAATTTTTATATTATAGCATTTTTACGCTGGAATGTAACAGAGAACCTACACAATTATAATACATATCCATCGAAAATAGAGCGGAAAATTCCGGCGCGGACACGTTAAAATGCAGAGTCCTCGAAATTGGCGCGTCCACGTTCTCCCGATTGACCTGCCGCGCGGGGAGCGGTATGCTAAAAATCATCAGGGGAATGTGAGAATCATCCGTATTAGATGAAGGAAGAGGGACGAGCATGAGCGAAAATGTGGACCGGTATTATCCCGCGCTCGGCCGGGTCATTTTGCATGTCGATATGAATGCGTTCTACTGTTCCGTTCATGAGGCGGAGAATCCGGAAGCTTATAAAGGCAAACCGACCGCAGTAGCCGGAAGCGTGGAGCTGCGCAAAGGAATTATCGTCACCTGCTCGTATCCGGCAAGACGGCGTGGGATATCGACAGGAATGCAGGTGCAGAAAGCTTTAAGAATATGCCCCGAGCTGATTGTCATCAAACCGGATTTTCATCTCTACCGCCGCTATTCCGCTGCATTCATGCAAATTGCCTACAGTTATACGCCGATGCTGGAGGCGGTATCGATCGACGAGTGCTACCTCGACATAACCGGCTCGCGCCAGTTCGGCACACCGCCCGAGATTGCGGAGGAGATTCAGCGCAGAATCAAGGAGGAGCTTGGGCTGCCCTGCTCCATCGGAATCGCGCCGAACAAGCTGCTGGCCAAAATGGCCTCGGATCTCAAGAAACCGAATGGCATTTCGATTCTAAGGCTGAGAGATGTGCCGAAGATACTGTGGGACAAGCCATGCGGCGAGATGTTCGGAATCGGAGGCAAGACGGCGGAGAAGCTGAAAAAGCTCGGCATTTACAGCATCGGACAGCTGGCCG encodes:
- a CDS encoding DNA polymerase IV, producing the protein MSENVDRYYPALGRVILHVDMNAFYCSVHEAENPEAYKGKPTAVAGSVELRKGIIVTCSYPARRRGISTGMQVQKALRICPELIVIKPDFHLYRRYSAAFMQIAYSYTPMLEAVSIDECYLDITGSRQFGTPPEIAEEIQRRIKEELGLPCSIGIAPNKLLAKMASDLKKPNGISILRLRDVPKILWDKPCGEMFGIGGKTAEKLKKLGIYSIGQLAAADEGMLADVFGVMGNWLKRAANGIDDSPVNPEREQSKSIGHTTTLPGDIQGLAEARPVLLALSDQVARRLRRQKLVAGGVQLTVRTPDMKTITRSRQLEAPSETAEEIYKAACGLFQRHWNEEKPIRLLGVTLHSLTPKENSAIQLDLFDYERQPKKESLNQVMDMLRNKFGENAVLTAGMLGDPHTALLRNHKARGTSLQKDQLRRPSQDEE